A DNA window from Setaria viridis chromosome 2, Setaria_viridis_v4.0, whole genome shotgun sequence contains the following coding sequences:
- the LOC117842611 gene encoding protein LURP-one-related 15, producing MAAAAPAALVAVVSPQFCAPYVVPLTVTQKAISLSDGDFTVTDANGAVVLLVKGALFSVHRRRVLLDAAGQPILSMQQKVFSMHKRWDVFRGDSAKASDLLFTVKKSSIIQLKTELDVFLASNTAEQACDFKIKGSYFERSCAFYLGNSNTMIAQMNRQYTVSNVLLGKDTFGVTVFPHVDYVFVAALVVILDEIHRERSD from the exons atggcggcggcggcgccggcagcccTGGTGGCGGTGGTGTCCCCGCAGTTCTGCGCGCCGTACGTGGTGCCCCTGACGGTGACGCAGAAGGCCATCAGCCTCTCCGACGGCGACTTCACCGTCACCGATGCCAACGGCGCCGTCGTGCTGCTGGTCAAGGGCGCCCTCTTcagcgtccaccgccgccgcgtgctcctcgacgccgccggccagccCATCCTCTCCATGCAGCAGAAG GTATTCAGCATGCACAAAAGATGGGACGTGTTCAGAGGGGATAGCGCGAAGGCAAGCGACCTGCTCTTCACCGTGAAGAAGAGCTCAATCATCCAGCTGAAGACGGAGCTGGATGTCTTCCTGGCTTCCAACACCGCGGAGCAGGCCTGCGATTTCAAGATCAAAGGCAGCTACTTCGAGAGGTCGTGCGCCTTCTACCTCGGCAACTCCAACACCATGATTGCCCAA ATGAACCGTCAGTACACTGTCTCGAATGTGCTGCTCGGGAAGGACACGTTCGGTGTCACCGTGTTCCCGCATGTCGATTACGTGTTCGTCGCTGCTCTGGTGGTGATTCTGGATGAGATTCACAGGGAACGATCCGACTGA
- the LOC117842610 gene encoding protein LURP-one-related 15 — translation MAAPYNDGAPAQAPTPVAVVSPPQFCAPYAVPLTVVKKAISLSGGDFVVTDANGAEMLRVKGAVFSVHDRRVLHDAAGQPLVSMREKVFSMHNRWEVFRGDSTNASDLLFTVKKASVFQLKTELDVFLAGNTAQQACDFKIKGSYFERSCAFYLGNSNNMIAQINRKYTAANVLLGKDTFVVTVFPHVDYVFIAALVVILDEIHRERFD, via the exons ATGGCGGCGCCCTACAACGACGGAGCTCCGGCCCAGGCGCCGACcccggtggcggtggtgtcCCCGCCGCAGTTCTGCGCGCCGTACGCGGTGCCGCTGACGGTGGTCAAGAAGGCCATCAGCCTCTCCGGCGGGGACTTCGTCGTCACCGACGCCAACGGCGCCGAGATGCTCCGGGTAAAGGGCGCCGTCTTCAGCGTCCACGACCGCCGCGTCCtccacgacgccgccggccagccCCTCGTCTCCATGCGGGAGAAG GTATTTAGCATGCACAACAGATGGGAAGTTTTCAGAGGGGACAGCACGAACGCGAGCGATCTGCTCTTCACAGTGAAGAAAGCTTCGGTGTTCCAACTGAAGACAGAGTTGGATGTCTTCCTGGCCGGCAACACCGCACAGCAAGCCTGCGATTTCAAGATCAAGGGCAGCTACTTCGAGAGATCATGCGCCTTCTACCTCGGAAACTCCAACAACATGATCGCTCAA ATCAACCGCAAGTACACAGCAGCAAACGTGCTGCTCGGGAAGGACACCTTCGTCGTCACCGTGTTCCCGCATGTCGACTACGTGTTCATCGCGGCTCTTGTTGTGATCTTGGATGAGATTCACCGGGAGCGATTCGACTGA
- the LOC117846237 gene encoding amino acid transporter ANT1 gives MAGAKAAAADGAPVAAAPLLAREEGSPGARRGSGGATSAQTLGNVVVSIVGTGVLGLPYAFSTAGWLAGSVGVAAAGFATLYCMLLLVDCRDKLEEDETEECYHGHYTYGDLGERCFGTVGRCLTEILILVSQAGGSVAYLIFIGQNLHSIFSQLMSPAGFIFAILLPVQIALSFIRSLSSLSPFSIFADVCNVLAMAIVIKEDLQLFDHPFANRSAFNGLWAVPFTFGVAVFCFEGFSMTLALEASMAERRKFRGVLSQAVAAIITVYVCFGVCGYLAYGDATKDIITLNLPNNWSSVAVKVGLCVALALTFPVMMHPIHEIVETRFRSSFQKLSRNVRGAEWLGLHSSRILVVAILTVVASFIPAFGSFISFIGSTMCALLSFVLPALFHLSIVGSSMSLWRRVLDYVILLFGLAFAGYGLVTALSPH, from the exons ATGGCGGGGGCGAAGGCTGCTGCCGCGGAcggggcgccggtggcggcggcgccgctgctggcGCGGGAGGAAGGGAGCCCGGGAGcgaggcgcggcagcggcggggcgacgTCGGCGCAGACGCTGGGGAACGTGGTGGTCTCCATCGTGGGCACCGGCGTGCTGGGCCTCCCCTACGCCTTCAGCACCGCCGGCTGGCTCGCGGGCTCCGtcggagtcgccgccgccggcttcgcCACGCTCTACTGCATGCTCCTACTC GTGGACTGCAGGGATAAACTCGAAGAGGACGAAACCGAGGAGTGCTATCATGGTCACTATACATATGGGGATTTGGGTGAAAGGTGCTTCGGGACTGTAGGCCGGTGCCTGACAGAAATCCTCATCCTTGTTTCCCAGGCGGGTGGTTCTGTAGCGTACCTGATATTCATTGGTCAAAATCTTCATTCCATATTCAGCCAGCTGATGTCACCAGCTGGCTTCATCTTTGCCATCCTCCTGCCTGTGCAGATCGCTCTCTCCTTCATCCGTTCACTGTCTTCTCTTTCTCCGTTCAGTATATTTGCAGATGTGTGCAATGTCCTTGCCATGGCAATTGTGATCAAAGAGGATCTTCAGCTTTTTGATCATCCATTTGCAAACAGAAGTGCTTTTAATGGACTTTGGGCAGTACCATTCACTTTTGGGGTTGCAGTCTTCTGTTTTGAAGGATTCAGCATGACCCTTGCACTGGAAGCATCAATGGCGGAGCGGAGAAAGTTCCGCGGGGTACTTTCTCAAGCAGTTGCCGCCATCATAACCGTGTACGTGTGTTTTGGAGTGTGTGGGTACTTGGCCTATGGTGACGCCACCAAAGACATCATAACACTTAATCTTCCAAACAATTGGTCGTCAGTTGCAGTTAAG GTTGGCCTATGTGTTGCGCTGGCGTTAACATTCCCAGTCATGATGCACCCGATCCATGAGATCGTCGAGACAAGGTTCAGATCAAGCTTCCAGAAGCTCTCCCGCAATGTCCGTGGCGCGGAGTGGCTAGGCCTGCACTCGAGCCGCATCCTCGTGGTGGCCATCCTAACTGTGGTGGCGTCCTTCATCCCTGCCTTTGGGTCATTCATCTCATTCATCGGGAGCACAATGTGCGCGCTCCTCTCCTTCGTGCTGCCCGCCCTCTTCCATCTCAGCATTGTGGGCTCGTCAATGTCCTTGTGGAGGCGGGTGCTGGACTACGTGATTCTTCTGTTTGGTCTGGCTTTTGCAGGATATGGTCTTGTCACTGCACTCTCCCCACATTGA